A window of the Corythoichthys intestinalis isolate RoL2023-P3 chromosome 6, ASM3026506v1, whole genome shotgun sequence genome harbors these coding sequences:
- the LOC130917197 gene encoding NACHT and WD repeat domain-containing protein 2-like isoform X1 — protein MDRRRSTCVKLYLCANPADSAVERRALREVVFPKLREHCRHKLGVDFRVIDPHESSHPSHWQCEKTRKDMIRECRESSVGPFLLALIGHDYGSASLPAQVEVSHFHLLLQQIQQAGLSTRELERVYHRDENSVPPSFCLRRSCLSQEENYIENLVKVFQTAVSLCVSKKLLTEAEGLTFNRSVLDVDLRFALENCSRDDINGRCLVYVHKVTNLKDTFPSSAGLRSSPSEKDLFSDLIDNFLQGLIDSCQLEAYIRTTECDPRHGYTTARRHAYAELLSHQVYLDLMRLTDHIKDCREFSSCYLTALAREQVEQEELCDTLSRFYILKRSEMEEIQAYVLQSDHRRPLVLTGGPCAGKSVLLAHCAHQMKSWLHGVDPAVITFFTSFPYLPSPERLLSILSYRILRSYDHSSYSQETCFGIMSGHHQDATEPKDLSHLNLSTMFKAIKNPDISLYERTEHFCSLLSSLPSSKKPLVLILDGMDQLGQNFAIQIIKSLPSPIPATVKIILGISCYQTQLMQVIKIQYPECSAPLGEEQLGSVDLLLGVVDRKQCLEMLMSLLSNSERSVTSGQLALVNQALTSCCLTLYIRLLHFHTSLWCSDAEVSHLPDGVHSFIAALLDHLEHKFSSSVVTRAVSYLNLSKVGLTEAELADLLSRAHANQVTQIDVERLLLDLKDFLIRRTVMGCHVLSWVSRHFGIVVAKTYLDSCEARKEIHSEMADYFMSGWNACLEKSSKDEASMQKIEQQSLWDALCGREAVEMMHHLEESKRVELRYNVLMSWRFQHVLVKAGLLADLVTMLRQEDGSWANHRVCALLASILAFSSCFLQSSPLELLTLMETSLLPYVELFPALRVYVNEMRLERRTRSCRLAVVLSPAPDTVAHLRHLQCDGGPKRRTVSAAGTQLGSLAIVMCDGSAWTWDGSGFGLVRLSPSSEQEIKFVGVKSSQQFVLFRTPCNKLLLCDVTAPEILEEVKASQTLNMLEGFVAFEKQFCVWWKQDNIVGLFDASNRTLTNLQCPSYVTCAVFCSHGSYICCGQEDGTVSIFDIASHSLRCSCSNSNHSAIVSIIICEDEHEMACVEKSGGIKLWNISDKMQTPRLVKEASDGSQFKNMVNTEYLPEFSRLLVCHCNQVTVWDTSEWERYDHFLAPQDQTFVQAVFSQDGHHCLACLEAYTLVLVWRVRTGQCILSLDAKTQPHTLLTTTSDIVCVTDNGCLLVWDAQMVFVAAEAPKMKCGVMDVMVEQTGGWFYTVDGTDTVWSWSLETGLPHANFLHDRPVKRIRLSQDGKTLVTLSDEDIYIWHTDTGQNLLRIGGSGAKDVHITPNCKFGVSICEQGLSRVWKMVHGGVVCSIHLYLSDAQVSPESTFLIGLHGRDLLAASLWSGIISKSFLRAESSENVVAFRTLSQHADFVAVIVASGGVYTWKMSDDTVCRHFQLPGMFYCQPQNFQMTSNGSFALLSIDHEAITLLDVSHVRLCSFKAEGSVIKACMDETGSYIAYISQQTSQESQRCACPQHAHPILNVVQLSDGKRVGRVFLGKDPSTMLVNGQQCVFVGFRDGSVGVYSISGSLTDVEKGRRCRKFRSHLKDCCSYSVPLRWVPLETPNVIWPCSID, from the exons ATGGACCGCCGCAGATCTACTTGTGTGAAACTTTATCTCTGCGCTAACCCTGCAG ACAGCGCGGTGGAGCGCAGAGCTCTGAGAGAGGTCGTCTTCCCCAAACTACGAGAGCATTGCAGACACAAGCTGGGAGTGGATTTCAGG GTGATCGACCCACACGAATCCAGTCATCCCAGTCACTGGCAATGTGAAAAAACGAGAAAAGACATGATAAGAGAGTGCAGAGAAAGCTCTGTTGGGCCTTTTttactg GCGTTGATTGGGCATGACTACGGCAGTGCCAGTCTTCCAGCCCAGGTAGAGGTATCCCACTTCCATCTGCTGCTGCAGCAGATCCAACAAGCTGGCCTCAGCACCAGAGAGCTAGAGAGAGTTTACCACAGAGATGAGAACAGCGTTCCACCCTCGTTCTGCTTGAGACGCTCGTGCCTGTCTCAG GAGGAAAATTACATTGAGAATTTGGTGAAGGTGTTTCAgactgctgtgagtctgtgtgtAAGCAAGAAGCTTCTGACTGAAGCGGAAGGTCTCACATTCAACCGATCAG TCCTTGATGTAGATCTACGCTTTGCCCTTGAAAACTGTTCTCGAGACGACATCAATGGACGTTGCCTTGTTTACGTTCACAAGGTCACTAATCTTAAG GACACTTTTCCTAGCTCCGCCGGATTAAGATCGTCACCAAGTGAAAAAGATTTATTCTCCGATCTGATTGACAACTTCCTACAAGGTCTCATCGACTCCTGCCAACTTGAGGCATACATACGCACTACGGAGTGTGACCCCCGTCATGGTTACACCACAGCCCGCAGGCATGCGTATGCAGAGCTGCTCTCCCATCAGGTGTATTTGGACCTGATGAGATTGACTGACCACATCAAAGATTGTAGAGAATTTTCTAGCTGTTACCTCACCGCTTTGGCACGGGAGCAAGTCGAACAGGAGGAACTGTGTGACACCTTGTCGAGGTTTTACATCCTCAAAAGGTCAGAGATGGAAGAG ATCCAAGCCTACGTTCTTCAGAGCGACCACCGGCGTCCACTTGTGCTGACTGGAGGTCCTTGTGCAGGGAAGTCAGTGCTGCTAGCTCACTGTGCTCACCAG ATGAAGTCCTGGCTGCATGGCGTTGATCCTGCTGTGATTACCTTTTTCACCAGCTTTCCATACCTCCCTTCCCCAGAACGCCTGCTGTCCATCTTGAGTTATCGAATCCTCAGGAGTTATGACCATTCATCATATTCACAGGAAACCTGCTTTGGAATCATGTCAGGCCATCACCAAGATGCTACGGAGCCCAAAGATTTAAGTCATCTGAACCTAAGCACCATGTTTAAGGCAATCAAAAACCCTGACATCAGCCTATATGAAAGAACAGAACATTTTTGCTCGCTTCTTTCATCACTGCCCTCTTCCAAAAAACCACTAGTTCTGATCCTGGATGGTATGGATCAGTTGGGGCAGAACTTTGCTATCCAAATCATCAAGAGCCTGCCCTCCCCTATTCCTGCCACAGTCAAAATCATCCTAGGAATCTCTTGCTACCAAACCCAACTAATGCAGGTTATCAAAATACAATACCCAGAGTGCAGTGCACCGCTCGGTGAGGAGCAGCTGGGCTCTGTGGATCTACTGCTGGGCGTTGTAGACCGGAAGCAATGTTTGGAGATGCTAATGTCACTGCTGAGCAACTCTGAGAGGAGCGTGACCTCAGGGCAGCTAGCACTGGTCAACCAGGCCCTGACTTCCTGTTGTCTCACCCTCTATATCCGGCTATTACACTTTCACACATCACTCTGGTGCTCAG ATGCAGAGGTGTCGCATCTCCCTGACGGGGTCCACTCATTTATTGCTGCCCTGCTGGATCACTTGGAGCATAAATTTTCTTCCTCTGTGGTGACTCGTGCCGTTTCTTACCTCAACCTCTCCAAAGTTGGGCTCACAGAGGCAGAACTTGCAGATCTTTTATCCAGAGCGCATGCCAATCAGGTCACACAAATAGATGTGGAGAGACTGCTTCTAGATCTGAAGGACTTTCTCATCAGAAGGACTGTCATGGGATGTCATGTTTTATCTTGGGTGAGCCGACATTTTGGAATTGTCGTGGCTAAGACTTATTTAGACTCATGTGAGGCCAGGAAGGAGATTCATTCAGAAATGGCTGATTATTTTATGAGTGGATGGAATGCATGTCTTGAAAAATCGAGCAAAGATGAGGCCAGCATGCAAAAAATAGAGCAGCAGTCACTCTGGGACGCTCTCTGTGGGAGAGAAGCTGTGGAAATGATGCATCACTTAGAAGAAAGCAAGAGAGTGGAGTTGAGATATAATGTGTTGATGTCATGGAGGTTCCAGCATGTTCTGGTGAAAGCTGGTCTCCTGGCAGATCTAGTGACCATGTTGAGGCAGGAAGATGGATCTTGGGCTAATCATAGGGTATGTGCTCTTCTGGCAAGCATACTGGCATTCTCATCGTGCTTCCTGCAAAGCTCCCCACTGGAGCTGCTTACCTTGATGGAGACAAGCCTCCTCCCATATGTGGAGCTCTTTCCTGCACTTAGAGTTTATGTCAATGAGATGAGATTGGAAAGGAGGACAAGAAGCTGCAGATTGGCAGTGGTGCTTTCTCCCGCTCCTGACACTGTCGCCCATCTTCGCCATCTCCAGTGTGACGGCGGACCGAAACGGCGCACGGTGAGCGCTGCAGGGACACAGCTTGGGTCACTCGCTATTGTCATGTGTGATGGCTCTGCATGGACATGGGACGGCTCAGGCTTTGGTCTAGTACGACTTTCGCCGAGCTCTGAGCAGGAAATCAAGTTTGTAGGGGTAAAAAGCAGCCAGCAATTCGTCTTGTTTCGGACTCCATGCAACAAACTGTTATTGTGTGATGTCACTGCTCCAGAAATCCTTGAGGAGGTCAAAGCCTCACAAACATTGAACATGTTAGAAGGCTTTGTGGCGTTTGAGAAACAGTTTTGTGTGTGGTGGAAGCAGGACAACATTGTTGGGCTGTTTGACGCCTCCAACAGAACTCTGACCAATTTGCAGTGTCCAAGCTACGTAACCTGTGCGGTTTTCTGCTCTCATGGTTCCTATATTTGTTGTGGCCAAGAGGATGGCACTGTTTCTATATTTGACATAGCCAGTCATAGCCTCCGTTGCTCCTGTTCAAACTCAAACCATAGTGCGATTGTGTCGATAATCATCTGTGAGGATGAACATGAAATGGCGTGTGTTGAAAAGTCAGGAGGTATAAAATTatggaacatttctgacaaaatgCAAACGCCGAGACTTGTGAAAGAAGCCTCTGATGGGAGCCAGTTCAAGAACATGGTCAATACTGAGTACTTGCCTGAATTTAGTAGGTTATTGGTATGTCATTGTAACCAGGTCACAGTGTGGGACACATCTGAGTGGGAGAGGTACGACCACTTCTTGGCTCCGCAGGACCAAACATTCGTTCAAGCTGTGTTCTCCCAGGATGGACACCATTGCCTGGCATGCCTCGAGGCCTATACCCTGGTGTTGGTGTGGAGGGTCCGCACAGGGCAGTGCATTCTCTCCTTAGATGCCAAAACCCAGCCTCATACACTTCTCACAACCACCTCCGATATTGTTTGCGTCACTGACAATGGCTGCCTTCTTGTTTGGGATGCCCAAATGGTTTTTGTTGCTGCTGAAGCTCCAAAAATGAAATGCGGGGTGATGGATGTGATGGTTGAACAAACAGGTGGTTGGTTCTACACAGTAGATGGGACAGACACAGTGTGGAGTTGGAGCTTAGAGACAGGTCTGCCCCATGCAAACTTCCTGCATGATCGTCCTGTGAAAAGGATACGTCTTAGTCAGGACGGCAAGACCCTTGTGACACTTTCGGATGAAGATATATACATTTGGCATACAGATACGGGGCAGAATCTACTACGTATCGGTGGGAGCGGAGCTAAAGATGTTCATATCACGCCCAATTGTAAATTTGGTGTAAGTATTTGCGAGCAGGGACTGTCCCGGGTTTGGAAAATGGTGCACGGGGGCGTTGTGTGCAGTATTCACTTGTACCTTTCTGATGCACAGGTGTCGCCTGAAAGCACCTTTCTCATTGGCCTTCATGGCAGAGACCTGTTGGCTGCCAGCCTGTGGTCGGGCATAATTAGCAAAAGCTTCCTGAGAGCAGAAAGCTCTGAAAATGTTGTCGCTTTCCGCACACTTTCCCAACATGCCGATTTCGTGGCCGTGATAGTAGCATCAGGTGGGGTCTACACATGGAAGATGTCCGATGACACAGTGTGCAGGCACTTTCAGCTGCCAGGAATGTTTTACTGTCAGCCACAAAACTTTCAGATGACATCAAATGGGAGCTTTGCATTGTTGTCTATCGATCATGAAGCTATCACCCTCTTAGACGTGTCTCACGTCAGGTTGTGCTCATTTAAAGCTGAGGGTTCTGTAATAAAAGCCTGCATGGATGAAACTGGATCTTATATTGCTTACATATCACAGCAAACAAGTCAAGAGAGTCAGAGATGTGCCTGTCCTCAGCATGCACATCCCATTCTCAATGTGGTGCAACTCTCGGATGGAAAGAGAGTTGGCAGGGTGTTTCTGGGTAAGGATCCGTCGACTATGCTTGTGAACGGACAGCAGTGTGTGTTTGTTGGGTTTCGGGATGGGTCAGTAGGTGTGTATTCTATTTCTGGGTCCTTGACAGATGTCGAGAAAGGCAGACGGTGCAGAAAATTCAGGAGTCATTTAAAGGACTGCTGTTCCTACTCAGTACCACTGAGGTGGGTTCCCCTAGAAACACCTAATGTTATATGGCCTTGTAGcattgattga
- the LOC130917197 gene encoding NACHT and WD repeat domain-containing protein 2-like isoform X4: protein MIVLSQDTFPSSAGLRSSPSEKDLFSDLIDNFLQGLIDSCQLEAYIRTTECDPRHGYTTARRHAYAELLSHQVYLDLMRLTDHIKDCREFSSCYLTALAREQVEQEELCDTLSRFYILKRSEMEEIQAYVLQSDHRRPLVLTGGPCAGKSVLLAHCAHQMKSWLHGVDPAVITFFTSFPYLPSPERLLSILSYRILRSYDHSSYSQETCFGIMSGHHQDATEPKDLSHLNLSTMFKAIKNPDISLYERTEHFCSLLSSLPSSKKPLVLILDGMDQLGQNFAIQIIKSLPSPIPATVKIILGISCYQTQLMQVIKIQYPECSAPLGEEQLGSVDLLLGVVDRKQCLEMLMSLLSNSERSVTSGQLALVNQALTSCCLTLYIRLLHFHTSLWCSDAEVSHLPDGVHSFIAALLDHLEHKFSSSVVTRAVSYLNLSKVGLTEAELADLLSRAHANQVTQIDVERLLLDLKDFLIRRTVMGCHVLSWVSRHFGIVVAKTYLDSCEARKEIHSEMADYFMSGWNACLEKSSKDEASMQKIEQQSLWDALCGREAVEMMHHLEESKRVELRYNVLMSWRFQHVLVKAGLLADLVTMLRQEDGSWANHRVCALLASILAFSSCFLQSSPLELLTLMETSLLPYVELFPALRVYVNEMRLERRTRSCRLAVVLSPAPDTVAHLRHLQCDGGPKRRTVSAAGTQLGSLAIVMCDGSAWTWDGSGFGLVRLSPSSEQEIKFVGVKSSQQFVLFRTPCNKLLLCDVTAPEILEEVKASQTLNMLEGFVAFEKQFCVWWKQDNIVGLFDASNRTLTNLQCPSYVTCAVFCSHGSYICCGQEDGTVSIFDIASHSLRCSCSNSNHSAIVSIIICEDEHEMACVEKSGGIKLWNISDKMQTPRLVKEASDGSQFKNMVNTEYLPEFSRLLVCHCNQVTVWDTSEWERYDHFLAPQDQTFVQAVFSQDGHHCLACLEAYTLVLVWRVRTGQCILSLDAKTQPHTLLTTTSDIVCVTDNGCLLVWDAQMVFVAAEAPKMKCGVMDVMVEQTGGWFYTVDGTDTVWSWSLETGLPHANFLHDRPVKRIRLSQDGKTLVTLSDEDIYIWHTDTGQNLLRIGGSGAKDVHITPNCKFGVSICEQGLSRVWKMVHGGVVCSIHLYLSDAQVSPESTFLIGLHGRDLLAASLWSGIISKSFLRAESSENVVAFRTLSQHADFVAVIVASGGVYTWKMSDDTVCRHFQLPGMFYCQPQNFQMTSNGSFALLSIDHEAITLLDVSHVRLCSFKAEGSVIKACMDETGSYIAYISQQTSQESQRCACPQHAHPILNVVQLSDGKRVGRVFLGKDPSTMLVNGQQCVFVGFRDGSVGVYSISGSLTDVEKGRRCRKFRSHLKDCCSYSVPLRWVPLETPNVIWPCSID, encoded by the exons atgaTTGTTCTCTCACAGGACACTTTTCCTAGCTCCGCCGGATTAAGATCGTCACCAAGTGAAAAAGATTTATTCTCCGATCTGATTGACAACTTCCTACAAGGTCTCATCGACTCCTGCCAACTTGAGGCATACATACGCACTACGGAGTGTGACCCCCGTCATGGTTACACCACAGCCCGCAGGCATGCGTATGCAGAGCTGCTCTCCCATCAGGTGTATTTGGACCTGATGAGATTGACTGACCACATCAAAGATTGTAGAGAATTTTCTAGCTGTTACCTCACCGCTTTGGCACGGGAGCAAGTCGAACAGGAGGAACTGTGTGACACCTTGTCGAGGTTTTACATCCTCAAAAGGTCAGAGATGGAAGAG ATCCAAGCCTACGTTCTTCAGAGCGACCACCGGCGTCCACTTGTGCTGACTGGAGGTCCTTGTGCAGGGAAGTCAGTGCTGCTAGCTCACTGTGCTCACCAG ATGAAGTCCTGGCTGCATGGCGTTGATCCTGCTGTGATTACCTTTTTCACCAGCTTTCCATACCTCCCTTCCCCAGAACGCCTGCTGTCCATCTTGAGTTATCGAATCCTCAGGAGTTATGACCATTCATCATATTCACAGGAAACCTGCTTTGGAATCATGTCAGGCCATCACCAAGATGCTACGGAGCCCAAAGATTTAAGTCATCTGAACCTAAGCACCATGTTTAAGGCAATCAAAAACCCTGACATCAGCCTATATGAAAGAACAGAACATTTTTGCTCGCTTCTTTCATCACTGCCCTCTTCCAAAAAACCACTAGTTCTGATCCTGGATGGTATGGATCAGTTGGGGCAGAACTTTGCTATCCAAATCATCAAGAGCCTGCCCTCCCCTATTCCTGCCACAGTCAAAATCATCCTAGGAATCTCTTGCTACCAAACCCAACTAATGCAGGTTATCAAAATACAATACCCAGAGTGCAGTGCACCGCTCGGTGAGGAGCAGCTGGGCTCTGTGGATCTACTGCTGGGCGTTGTAGACCGGAAGCAATGTTTGGAGATGCTAATGTCACTGCTGAGCAACTCTGAGAGGAGCGTGACCTCAGGGCAGCTAGCACTGGTCAACCAGGCCCTGACTTCCTGTTGTCTCACCCTCTATATCCGGCTATTACACTTTCACACATCACTCTGGTGCTCAG ATGCAGAGGTGTCGCATCTCCCTGACGGGGTCCACTCATTTATTGCTGCCCTGCTGGATCACTTGGAGCATAAATTTTCTTCCTCTGTGGTGACTCGTGCCGTTTCTTACCTCAACCTCTCCAAAGTTGGGCTCACAGAGGCAGAACTTGCAGATCTTTTATCCAGAGCGCATGCCAATCAGGTCACACAAATAGATGTGGAGAGACTGCTTCTAGATCTGAAGGACTTTCTCATCAGAAGGACTGTCATGGGATGTCATGTTTTATCTTGGGTGAGCCGACATTTTGGAATTGTCGTGGCTAAGACTTATTTAGACTCATGTGAGGCCAGGAAGGAGATTCATTCAGAAATGGCTGATTATTTTATGAGTGGATGGAATGCATGTCTTGAAAAATCGAGCAAAGATGAGGCCAGCATGCAAAAAATAGAGCAGCAGTCACTCTGGGACGCTCTCTGTGGGAGAGAAGCTGTGGAAATGATGCATCACTTAGAAGAAAGCAAGAGAGTGGAGTTGAGATATAATGTGTTGATGTCATGGAGGTTCCAGCATGTTCTGGTGAAAGCTGGTCTCCTGGCAGATCTAGTGACCATGTTGAGGCAGGAAGATGGATCTTGGGCTAATCATAGGGTATGTGCTCTTCTGGCAAGCATACTGGCATTCTCATCGTGCTTCCTGCAAAGCTCCCCACTGGAGCTGCTTACCTTGATGGAGACAAGCCTCCTCCCATATGTGGAGCTCTTTCCTGCACTTAGAGTTTATGTCAATGAGATGAGATTGGAAAGGAGGACAAGAAGCTGCAGATTGGCAGTGGTGCTTTCTCCCGCTCCTGACACTGTCGCCCATCTTCGCCATCTCCAGTGTGACGGCGGACCGAAACGGCGCACGGTGAGCGCTGCAGGGACACAGCTTGGGTCACTCGCTATTGTCATGTGTGATGGCTCTGCATGGACATGGGACGGCTCAGGCTTTGGTCTAGTACGACTTTCGCCGAGCTCTGAGCAGGAAATCAAGTTTGTAGGGGTAAAAAGCAGCCAGCAATTCGTCTTGTTTCGGACTCCATGCAACAAACTGTTATTGTGTGATGTCACTGCTCCAGAAATCCTTGAGGAGGTCAAAGCCTCACAAACATTGAACATGTTAGAAGGCTTTGTGGCGTTTGAGAAACAGTTTTGTGTGTGGTGGAAGCAGGACAACATTGTTGGGCTGTTTGACGCCTCCAACAGAACTCTGACCAATTTGCAGTGTCCAAGCTACGTAACCTGTGCGGTTTTCTGCTCTCATGGTTCCTATATTTGTTGTGGCCAAGAGGATGGCACTGTTTCTATATTTGACATAGCCAGTCATAGCCTCCGTTGCTCCTGTTCAAACTCAAACCATAGTGCGATTGTGTCGATAATCATCTGTGAGGATGAACATGAAATGGCGTGTGTTGAAAAGTCAGGAGGTATAAAATTatggaacatttctgacaaaatgCAAACGCCGAGACTTGTGAAAGAAGCCTCTGATGGGAGCCAGTTCAAGAACATGGTCAATACTGAGTACTTGCCTGAATTTAGTAGGTTATTGGTATGTCATTGTAACCAGGTCACAGTGTGGGACACATCTGAGTGGGAGAGGTACGACCACTTCTTGGCTCCGCAGGACCAAACATTCGTTCAAGCTGTGTTCTCCCAGGATGGACACCATTGCCTGGCATGCCTCGAGGCCTATACCCTGGTGTTGGTGTGGAGGGTCCGCACAGGGCAGTGCATTCTCTCCTTAGATGCCAAAACCCAGCCTCATACACTTCTCACAACCACCTCCGATATTGTTTGCGTCACTGACAATGGCTGCCTTCTTGTTTGGGATGCCCAAATGGTTTTTGTTGCTGCTGAAGCTCCAAAAATGAAATGCGGGGTGATGGATGTGATGGTTGAACAAACAGGTGGTTGGTTCTACACAGTAGATGGGACAGACACAGTGTGGAGTTGGAGCTTAGAGACAGGTCTGCCCCATGCAAACTTCCTGCATGATCGTCCTGTGAAAAGGATACGTCTTAGTCAGGACGGCAAGACCCTTGTGACACTTTCGGATGAAGATATATACATTTGGCATACAGATACGGGGCAGAATCTACTACGTATCGGTGGGAGCGGAGCTAAAGATGTTCATATCACGCCCAATTGTAAATTTGGTGTAAGTATTTGCGAGCAGGGACTGTCCCGGGTTTGGAAAATGGTGCACGGGGGCGTTGTGTGCAGTATTCACTTGTACCTTTCTGATGCACAGGTGTCGCCTGAAAGCACCTTTCTCATTGGCCTTCATGGCAGAGACCTGTTGGCTGCCAGCCTGTGGTCGGGCATAATTAGCAAAAGCTTCCTGAGAGCAGAAAGCTCTGAAAATGTTGTCGCTTTCCGCACACTTTCCCAACATGCCGATTTCGTGGCCGTGATAGTAGCATCAGGTGGGGTCTACACATGGAAGATGTCCGATGACACAGTGTGCAGGCACTTTCAGCTGCCAGGAATGTTTTACTGTCAGCCACAAAACTTTCAGATGACATCAAATGGGAGCTTTGCATTGTTGTCTATCGATCATGAAGCTATCACCCTCTTAGACGTGTCTCACGTCAGGTTGTGCTCATTTAAAGCTGAGGGTTCTGTAATAAAAGCCTGCATGGATGAAACTGGATCTTATATTGCTTACATATCACAGCAAACAAGTCAAGAGAGTCAGAGATGTGCCTGTCCTCAGCATGCACATCCCATTCTCAATGTGGTGCAACTCTCGGATGGAAAGAGAGTTGGCAGGGTGTTTCTGGGTAAGGATCCGTCGACTATGCTTGTGAACGGACAGCAGTGTGTGTTTGTTGGGTTTCGGGATGGGTCAGTAGGTGTGTATTCTATTTCTGGGTCCTTGACAGATGTCGAGAAAGGCAGACGGTGCAGAAAATTCAGGAGTCATTTAAAGGACTGCTGTTCCTACTCAGTACCACTGAGGTGGGTTCCCCTAGAAACACCTAATGTTATATGGCCTTGTAGcattgattga